A single region of the Hominilimicola fabiformis genome encodes:
- a CDS encoding winged helix-turn-helix transcriptional regulator: MNEKTKELPACPVETTLTLIGDKWKVLILRDLMSGTKRFGELKKSIGTVSQKVLTAQLRDMEANGLVHRDVYAEVPPRVEYSLTELGQSLKPILDAMWNWGEDYKNSVTGN, translated from the coding sequence ATGAACGAGAAAACAAAAGAACTTCCGGCTTGTCCTGTGGAAACCACCTTGACATTGATTGGCGACAAATGGAAGGTTTTGATATTAAGGGATTTAATGTCCGGAACAAAGCGTTTTGGCGAGTTGAAAAAATCCATCGGCACGGTATCGCAAAAGGTGTTGACTGCACAGCTTCGTGATATGGAAGCGAACGGACTTGTGCACAGAGATGTATATGCCGAAGTTCCGCCAAGAGTGGAATATTCTTTGACGGAATTGGGTCAAAGTCTCAAACCGATACTTGACGCTATGTGGAACTGGGGAGAGGACTACAAAAACAGCGTAACAGGAAATTAA
- a CDS encoding L-2-amino-thiazoline-4-carboxylic acid hydrolase has protein sequence MKYIGIPLGMWVLFEKSFRKNLVSEFGYNKITAKQISKNAKSRYKSIIRNLPEFEKGDQFKTNIVGCAMLGAFVLSMPKRPSVDELTEYYSKAMMTRFMRWLCRQSGKKKFTAKDIAEMKKTAELKAADRNPYSWNMDFYEYSDGSGYEGRFTKCGICVLMKELGLFDLTPAMCRLDYTMSEAGGATNFVRRYTIASGGSYCDCGYKKKI, from the coding sequence ATGAAATATATAGGAATACCGCTTGGAATGTGGGTGCTGTTTGAAAAATCGTTCAGAAAAAATCTTGTTTCCGAATTCGGATATAATAAAATCACAGCCAAACAAATATCGAAAAACGCAAAAAGCAGATACAAAAGCATTATCCGTAATCTGCCCGAATTTGAAAAGGGAGATCAGTTTAAAACAAACATTGTCGGCTGTGCAATGCTGGGTGCTTTTGTACTCTCTATGCCCAAAAGACCGAGCGTTGACGAACTTACCGAATACTATTCAAAAGCGATGATGACAAGGTTTATGAGGTGGCTCTGCCGCCAAAGCGGAAAGAAAAAATTCACCGCAAAAGACATTGCAGAAATGAAAAAAACTGCCGAATTAAAAGCTGCCGACCGCAATCCGTACTCGTGGAATATGGATTTTTATGAATATTCGGACGGCAGCGGATATGAGGGACGATTTACAAAGTGCGGAATTTGCGTGTTGATGAAAGAGCTGGGGCTGTTCGACTTGACACCGGCAATGTGCCGCTTGGATTATACGATGAGCGAGGCAGGCGGAGCCACGAATTTTGTGCGCCGATATACCATTGCGTCCGGCGGCTCGTATTGCGACTGTGGTTATAAAAAGAAGATTTAA
- a CDS encoding nuclear transport factor 2 family protein translates to MNIFKKIFGNNQNDKKEVITMTNTEKAIRLINTFATGDTEKASELLAENYIQHNLAYGTGRDAFVGSVSYLASAPVKTTVNNIRAFEDGDKVFLQTVYNFAGVGEQVAFDIFRFDENGKIAEHWDNIASKAEPNPSGHTQTDGTMEINDLDKTETNRGLIKNFLYDVMQGNRPEKTPDYFDGDTYIQHNTGIADGLSGLGAALEALGKQGIQMIYTTVHQVLAQGNYVLAVSEGTFGGAPTSYYDLWRIENGKIAEHWDVMETIADKSTWQNQNGKF, encoded by the coding sequence ATGAATATTTTTAAGAAAATCTTTGGTAATAATCAAAACGACAAGAAAGAGGTAATCACAATGACAAATACAGAAAAAGCTATTAGACTTATTAATACTTTTGCCACAGGCGATACAGAAAAAGCTTCCGAGCTTCTTGCAGAAAATTACATTCAGCACAATCTCGCATACGGCACAGGCAGGGATGCTTTTGTAGGCTCTGTTTCCTATCTTGCTTCAGCTCCCGTAAAAACAACTGTAAACAACATTCGTGCTTTCGAGGACGGCGACAAGGTGTTCTTGCAGACAGTTTATAACTTTGCAGGTGTGGGCGAGCAGGTTGCTTTTGACATTTTCCGCTTCGACGAAAACGGCAAGATTGCAGAACACTGGGACAACATTGCAAGCAAGGCAGAGCCGAACCCGTCAGGTCACACGCAAACAGACGGCACTATGGAAATCAACGACCTTGATAAGACAGAGACAAACCGTGGACTCATAAAAAACTTCCTTTATGATGTAATGCAAGGCAATCGTCCCGAAAAAACGCCTGATTACTTTGATGGTGATACTTACATTCAGCATAACACAGGTATTGCAGACGGACTTTCAGGACTTGGTGCAGCACTTGAAGCACTCGGCAAACAGGGCATCCAGATGATTTATACTACTGTTCATCAGGTGCTTGCACAGGGCAATTATGTGCTTGCAGTCAGCGAGGGAACTTTCGGCGGAGCACCTACATCTTATTATGATTTGTGGAGAATTGAAAACGGCAAAATTGCAGAACATTGGGATGTAATGGAAACTATTGCCGATAAATCAACTTGGCAGAATCAAAACGGAAAATTTTAA
- the gltS gene encoding sodium/glutamate symporter has translation MNQISLDMYQTLGMAVAVLFLGAFLKKRIKFLETFCIPSPVVGGLIFAIVSCILYATGILEISFDETLKNVCMVIFFTSVGFQANLKVLKSGGLSLVVFLVCVIVLIISQNLVSVGLAKLVGVSPLIGLSTGSIPMVGGHGTAGAFGPVLEDLGISGASTLCTAAATFGLVAGSLMGGPIGRRLILKHDLLKTAVMEDDATLVEDEKKHKRSVSMYAPATYQIAIAMGLGTIVSWALSKTGMTFPIYIGAMIVAAAMRNISEHTNLFTVNMGEINDIGGICLSLFLGIAMITLKLWQLASLALPLLILLAGQVALMFVFTYFVLFNVMGRNYDAAVLAAGTCGFGMGATPNAMANMQALTEKYVPSVKAYLLVPIIGSMFADFLNSLTITFFINLF, from the coding sequence ATGAATCAGATTTCTTTAGATATGTACCAAACGCTTGGTATGGCGGTTGCGGTATTGTTTTTGGGAGCGTTTTTGAAAAAACGTATAAAATTCCTTGAAACATTTTGTATTCCGTCACCGGTTGTCGGAGGATTGATATTTGCAATTGTTTCGTGTATACTGTATGCGACAGGAATTTTGGAAATATCATTTGACGAAACACTTAAAAATGTATGTATGGTAATATTTTTCACATCGGTAGGATTTCAAGCAAACTTGAAAGTATTAAAAAGCGGCGGACTAAGCCTTGTGGTATTTTTAGTTTGCGTAATAGTGCTTATTATAAGCCAAAACCTTGTTTCGGTAGGATTGGCAAAGTTGGTCGGGGTAAGTCCGCTTATAGGACTTAGCACAGGCTCAATACCTATGGTCGGCGGACACGGTACAGCCGGAGCATTCGGACCTGTACTTGAGGACTTAGGAATCTCGGGTGCGTCAACACTTTGTACAGCGGCGGCAACATTCGGATTGGTAGCCGGCTCACTTATGGGCGGCCCTATTGGCAGACGACTTATATTAAAGCACGACCTTTTAAAAACTGCCGTTATGGAAGATGACGCAACACTTGTTGAGGATGAAAAGAAACACAAGAGAAGTGTAAGTATGTATGCACCTGCAACATATCAAATTGCCATAGCAATGGGACTGGGAACGATTGTTTCGTGGGCACTGAGCAAAACAGGAATGACCTTTCCAATATACATAGGTGCAATGATAGTTGCGGCGGCAATGCGAAACATAAGCGAACACACAAACCTCTTCACCGTAAATATGGGTGAAATAAATGATATAGGTGGTATATGTCTTTCATTGTTCTTGGGCATAGCAATGATTACATTGAAATTATGGCAACTTGCATCATTGGCACTTCCGCTATTGATACTTCTTGCAGGACAAGTTGCGTTGATGTTTGTATTTACGTATTTCGTTCTATTTAACGTAATGGGCAGAAATTATGACGCGGCAGTGCTTGCGGCAGGTACTTGCGGTTTCGGAATGGGTGCAACACCTAATGCAATGGCAAATATGCAGGCACTTACAGAAAAATATGTGCCGTCAGTAAAGGCATACTTGCTTGTACCGATTATAGGCAGTATGTTTGCAGACTTTTTAAATAGTTTAACAATAACTTTCTTTATAAATTTGTTCTAA
- a CDS encoding MBL fold metallo-hydrolase, with the protein MSKKATEFQRVAMSRIYRGKEIFKPLNTGWIDENVACVREWVANIFFYRRGETTIMIDAGYNYDRLAEKMGWLEIDAKSIRHILITHQDTDHVGAVEADGLGLFKKAKLYIGEIENRYLTGEVRRRVMHRLYKLPQVTINNKKQLLKDGETFKIGNIKIHAFLVPGHTWGHMVYLIDDKYLFTGDTIWFGADGGYSFISALAESNKLAVRSLGILEQKLKKMCVKPLFITGHTGFTDNFEFAFAHKEKLCSPFKKKVHDPSALYDAYDESDDTERNAKNGFLKVAGK; encoded by the coding sequence ATGTCAAAAAAAGCAACGGAATTTCAGCGTGTGGCAATGAGCCGGATTTACCGCGGAAAAGAAATATTTAAGCCGCTTAACACCGGGTGGATTGATGAAAATGTCGCTTGCGTAAGAGAGTGGGTTGCAAATATATTTTTCTATCGCAGGGGTGAAACAACAATTATGATTGACGCAGGCTACAACTATGACAGGCTTGCGGAGAAAATGGGCTGGCTTGAGATTGACGCAAAATCAATACGGCATATTCTTATAACGCATCAGGACACCGACCACGTTGGGGCGGTTGAGGCAGACGGCTTGGGATTGTTCAAAAAGGCAAAACTTTATATCGGAGAAATCGAAAATCGTTATCTTACGGGCGAGGTTCGCCGAAGGGTTATGCACCGCCTATATAAGTTGCCGCAGGTGACGATAAATAACAAAAAGCAACTGTTAAAGGACGGCGAAACCTTTAAAATAGGCAATATTAAAATCCACGCATTTCTTGTTCCGGGTCATACATGGGGACATATGGTATATTTGATTGATGATAAGTATCTGTTTACCGGAGATACGATTTGGTTTGGTGCAGACGGCGGTTACAGCTTTATTTCAGCACTTGCGGAAAGCAATAAGCTGGCGGTGAGATCGCTCGGGATTCTTGAGCAAAAACTGAAGAAAATGTGTGTTAAGCCGCTGTTTATTACGGGACATACAGGTTTTACCGACAACTTTGAATTTGCATTTGCACATAAGGAAAAGCTGTGTTCACCGTTTAAAAAGAAAGTTCATGATCCGTCGGCACTGTACGATGCCTATGATGAGTCTGATGATACGGAGAGAAATGCAAAAAACGGATTTTTAAAGGTAGCAGGGAAATAG
- a CDS encoding tyrosine-type recombinase/integrase produces MILTAKLKAIEHGSGFLINRKGKFIEPTVYARRYKAILKEIGVRDVKFHTTRHTFATRALEIGMDIKTLSEILGHASPTVTLNIYAHSLPEHKAKEMDRLGKMYNPS; encoded by the coding sequence ATTATCTTAACCGCAAAGCTGAAAGCGATTGAACACGGAAGTGGTTTTTTAATTAACCGCAAGGGAAAATTCATTGAGCCGACTGTTTACGCACGAAGATACAAGGCAATATTAAAGGAAATCGGTGTCCGTGATGTAAAGTTTCATACAACTCGGCATACTTTTGCCACAAGAGCTTTGGAAATCGGAATGGATATAAAAACTCTGTCCGAAATACTCGGGCACGCCTCGCCGACAGTAACGCTGAATATATATGCTCACTCTCTGCCGGAACATAAGGCAAAAGAAATGGATCGGCTCGGAAAAATGTATAATCCGTCTTGA
- a CDS encoding SLOG family protein: MENEKRLHRCCFTGHRPEKLSLSENEVKHLLEKAIDNVIADGYVTFITGMAKGTDIWAAEIVLEKKKRNDALRLICAIPHPDFEKRRGFFEERRYNRILKNADYVTIISDHYYRACYQKRNEWMVDRSSLVIAVWNGQPSGTKNTIDYADRKDVKVVNVLDTTMQ; the protein is encoded by the coding sequence ATGGAAAATGAAAAACGATTACACAGGTGCTGCTTTACGGGACATCGCCCGGAAAAATTAAGCCTTTCCGAAAATGAGGTAAAACATCTTTTGGAAAAGGCTATTGACAATGTAATAGCGGACGGATATGTAACTTTTATAACGGGTATGGCAAAAGGTACGGATATATGGGCGGCTGAAATTGTGCTTGAAAAGAAAAAGCGGAATGACGCTCTGCGCCTCATCTGTGCCATACCGCACCCCGACTTTGAGAAACGGCGTGGATTCTTTGAAGAACGGCGGTATAACCGCATATTAAAAAATGCCGATTATGTAACCATAATCAGCGATCACTATTATAGAGCTTGCTATCAAAAACGCAATGAATGGATGGTTGACCGTTCAAGCCTTGTAATTGCCGTTTGGAACGGTCAGCCAAGTGGGACAAAGAACACAATAGATTATGCCGATCGCAAGGATGTTAAAGTTGTTAATGTTTTAGATACAACAATGCAATAA
- a CDS encoding TAXI family TRAP transporter solute-binding subunit → MKKVLYILIAAISVMAFSGCGMKNTVQIGTGDVNGTYYAYGTELAEILNNNSDVYFKVRKTAGSAANLRLISQEYVDIAFVQSDVMKDAYNGTGYFDKEYKGYSAIAGLYTEAIQVAVPKDSDINSISDLYGKSVSLGEKESGVLQNSKQILSAYGLNESMVDAKYLSYTDAAKAMKNGNLDAFFCTAGTPTRAITEISDDIKLIPIDGTVADRLTEQYNGYVKHTIKANTYDGQTEDIKTLGVKMVLIASDKMSDDRVKSITKNIFDNSNKFGFAKDDTFDMNFATENITIPFHKGASEYYAENGVNVATK, encoded by the coding sequence ATGAAAAAAGTTTTATATATTTTAATCGCAGCGATCTCGGTAATGGCATTTTCGGGGTGCGGGATGAAAAACACAGTACAGATTGGTACGGGTGATGTGAATGGTACATATTATGCTTACGGCACGGAGTTAGCGGAAATATTAAACAATAACAGTGATGTTTATTTTAAAGTACGAAAAACAGCCGGTTCGGCGGCGAATTTACGTTTAATATCTCAAGAATATGTTGACATTGCATTTGTACAAAGTGATGTTATGAAAGACGCATACAACGGAACAGGATATTTTGACAAGGAATACAAAGGTTATTCGGCTATTGCCGGGTTATATACAGAGGCGATACAAGTTGCAGTACCGAAAGATTCGGATATAAATTCAATAAGCGATTTATACGGAAAAAGTGTATCGCTTGGAGAAAAAGAATCGGGTGTATTACAAAATTCAAAACAAATATTATCGGCATACGGTTTAAACGAAAGTATGGTTGACGCTAAGTATTTATCATACACTGACGCAGCAAAAGCGATGAAAAACGGAAATCTTGACGCATTTTTCTGTACAGCCGGAACACCGACTCGTGCAATAACAGAAATTTCAGACGATATAAAGCTTATCCCTATTGACGGAACTGTTGCGGACAGACTTACAGAGCAATACAACGGATATGTAAAACATACAATAAAAGCAAACACATATGACGGACAAACAGAAGATATTAAGACACTCGGTGTGAAAATGGTACTGATTGCGAGTGACAAGATGTCAGACGACAGAGTAAAGTCAATTACAAAAAACATCTTCGACAACAGCAACAAGTTTGGTTTTGCCAAAGATGATACATTCGATATGAACTTTGCAACAGAAAATATTACTATACCGTTCCACAAAGGTGCAAGCGAATATTATGCGGAAAACGGAGTAAATGTTGCAACAAAATAA
- a CDS encoding class I SAM-dependent methyltransferase: protein MSFFENTRKPVGFGGKVMTAMMNIGHKPVAHWGLQFLKVSSNAKILDCGCGGGANIKKLLKKYPHSIVNGIDYSIVSVEKSKKVNNKAVAEGRCTVLKGNVMNMPYSATCFDAVTAFETIYFWQDLPKCFCEIYRVLKPGGTFLICNEVSGDEAKDEKWTKIIEEMTIYKDTELKIYLGQAMFRNIQIRKKNNWLCVTAEK, encoded by the coding sequence ATGTCATTTTTTGAAAACACTCGTAAACCTGTGGGATTCGGCGGGAAAGTTATGACCGCAATGATGAATATAGGGCACAAACCTGTGGCACATTGGGGACTTCAATTTTTGAAAGTTTCGTCAAATGCCAAGATATTGGACTGTGGCTGCGGTGGTGGAGCGAACATTAAAAAGCTTCTTAAGAAATATCCGCATAGCATTGTAAATGGTATTGACTATTCTATTGTCAGTGTGGAAAAATCTAAAAAAGTCAATAATAAGGCTGTTGCAGAAGGACGCTGCACGGTTCTGAAAGGTAATGTGATGAATATGCCGTATTCGGCAACTTGTTTCGATGCTGTTACGGCTTTTGAAACCATCTATTTTTGGCAGGATTTGCCGAAATGCTTTTGTGAGATCTATCGGGTACTGAAACCCGGCGGAACATTTCTAATATGTAATGAGGTTAGCGGTGATGAGGCTAAAGATGAGAAATGGACAAAAATCATTGAGGAAATGACCATATATAAAGATACAGAATTGAAAATATATCTCGGACAGGCAATGTTTCGCAATATTCAGATTCGGAAAAAGAATAATTGGTTGTGCGTTACGGCGGAAAAGTGA
- a CDS encoding ABC transporter ATP-binding protein, translating to MIKLIQKATASSKDGAVGLIKGIIACAFQNMAFMLPTGLLYYLVKDLLGGDMGGKTVFYTVGCVICFALILITTWFQYNNTFFTTYEESGKRRLSLAERLRKLPLSFFGKKDLADLTSTIMADCEVLEKDCSHYIPALFGSVISTIVIALGLFAFDKAMALAALWVIPVSVLIIVLSYKVQDRAQQRNMSVKMACADGIQEYIETLRDLKANNAESSYLKGLRSKIRSVEKGAFKTEITTAVFVTSAGMVLKFGIATVALVGVSRLVTGKIDVLTLFMFLLVASRLYDPMQAALQNLAAVIAMRTNVARMNEILDHEIQQGGDTLTNKGCDITFDHVGFAYKSGETVLSDVSFTAKQGEVTALVGPSGGGKTTVSRLAVRFWDNQKGKITVGGMDISKIDPEKLMTLYSIVFQDVTLFNNTIMENIRLGRKGATDEEVLAAAHLANCDEFAEKLPDKWNTDIGENGCELSGGERQRISIARAFLKDAPIILLDEATASLDVENETAIQTALSRLIRNKTVLVIAHRMRTVAGADKIVVLSDGVVAEQGTPEKLLNKNGIFKRMADLQLQGQNWTVR from the coding sequence CATTTATGCTGCCGACAGGACTTTTATATTATTTGGTCAAAGATTTACTCGGCGGCGATATGGGCGGAAAAACAGTTTTTTACACAGTCGGCTGCGTTATATGCTTTGCGCTTATATTAATTACAACTTGGTTTCAGTATAACAATACATTTTTTACGACATACGAGGAAAGCGGAAAACGTAGATTAAGCTTAGCCGAAAGGCTCAGAAAGCTACCTCTTTCGTTTTTCGGCAAAAAAGACCTTGCCGACCTCACAAGTACGATTATGGCGGACTGCGAAGTTTTAGAAAAGGACTGCTCGCACTACATACCGGCGCTGTTCGGCTCGGTGATTTCCACGATAGTCATTGCACTCGGTTTGTTTGCGTTTGACAAGGCAATGGCGCTTGCGGCACTGTGGGTAATTCCCGTATCGGTGCTGATTATTGTGCTAAGTTACAAGGTTCAAGACAGAGCGCAACAAAGGAATATGTCGGTCAAAATGGCTTGTGCAGACGGAATACAGGAATACATAGAAACATTGCGTGACCTCAAGGCAAACAATGCGGAAAGCAGTTACCTTAAAGGTTTAAGAAGTAAAATTCGTTCCGTTGAAAAAGGGGCTTTCAAAACGGAAATAACCACCGCCGTTTTCGTAACCTCTGCCGGAATGGTGTTAAAGTTCGGCATCGCAACCGTTGCACTTGTCGGTGTGTCACGGCTTGTAACCGGGAAAATAGATGTTTTAACGCTTTTTATGTTTTTGCTCGTTGCATCCCGTCTTTACGACCCGATGCAGGCGGCACTTCAAAACCTTGCGGCGGTTATTGCAATGCGGACAAATGTTGCACGAATGAACGAAATCTTAGACCACGAAATTCAGCAGGGCGGCGATACTCTCACAAACAAAGGCTGCGACATTACCTTCGACCATGTGGGCTTTGCCTACAAGAGCGGCGAAACGGTGCTTAGTGATGTGTCGTTCACCGCAAAACAGGGCGAGGTTACGGCGCTTGTTGGTCCGTCCGGCGGCGGAAAGACAACAGTGTCACGGCTTGCGGTCAGATTTTGGGATAATCAAAAGGGCAAAATTACTGTCGGCGGTATGGATATTTCAAAAATCGATCCCGAAAAGCTGATGACGCTTTATTCTATCGTTTTTCAAGATGTAACGCTTTTTAATAACACCATTATGGAAAATATCCGACTCGGCAGAAAAGGCGCAACCGATGAGGAGGTTTTGGCAGCGGCACACCTTGCAAACTGTGATGAATTTGCCGAAAAACTCCCCGATAAATGGAATACTGATATCGGCGAAAACGGGTGCGAATTGTCGGGCGGCGAAAGACAGCGAATTTCAATCGCCAGAGCATTTTTGAAAGACGCACCGATTATACTTTTGGACGAGGCAACGGCAAGTCTTGACGTAGAAAACGAAACCGCTATACAGACGGCTCTTTCAAGACTTATCAGGAATAAAACGGTTCTTGTCATTGCGCACAGAATGAGAACAGTTGCCGGAGCCGATAAAATAGTTGTATTATCGGACGGTGTTGTTGCCGAGCAAGGCACACCGGAGAAACTTTTAAATAAAAACGGAATATTTAAGAGAATGGCTGATTTACAGCTTCAAGGACAGAATTGGACGGTGAGATAA
- a CDS encoding class I SAM-dependent methyltransferase codes for MFWDNVACVYDVFANVINRKTNEELCSVVKNLILPEYEVLECACGTGLLTKETAQRCKSLVATDFSEKMLERAKKNCRKYANVHFEKADIMHLDYPDHSFDAVVAANVIHLLDEPYKALHELERVCRPGGKIIIPTYMNRTENGKINGASKAIEKAGADFKRKFTPETYRDFFAAAGYAEASYTLCEGRIPCAVAVLIKKGALL; via the coding sequence ATGTTTTGGGATAATGTTGCGTGTGTATATGACGTTTTTGCAAATGTTATCAACCGAAAAACAAATGAGGAGCTTTGCTCTGTGGTGAAAAATCTGATTCTGCCCGAATATGAGGTTTTGGAATGTGCCTGCGGCACCGGATTACTCACAAAAGAAACAGCACAGCGGTGCAAAAGCCTTGTTGCAACGGATTTTTCCGAAAAAATGTTGGAGCGAGCAAAGAAAAATTGCCGTAAATATGCCAACGTACATTTTGAAAAAGCGGACATCATGCACCTTGATTATCCCGATCATAGTTTTGATGCAGTAGTTGCTGCAAATGTGATTCACTTGCTGGACGAACCGTACAAGGCTCTGCACGAGCTTGAACGGGTATGCCGCCCGGGCGGAAAAATCATTATTCCGACATATATGAACCGTACTGAAAATGGCAAGATCAATGGTGCTTCAAAGGCAATCGAAAAAGCCGGAGCTGACTTTAAGAGAAAATTCACTCCGGAGACATACAGAGATTTTTTTGCTGCTGCGGGATATGCAGAAGCAAGCTATACTTTATGTGAAGGACGGATTCCTTGTGCGGTGGCGGTGTTGATAAAAAAAGGAGCGTTACTATGA
- a CDS encoding class I SAM-dependent methyltransferase, with translation MKYKIEKNTVQETLIIPLYARKMCSELYPTLYYDETASELIDKIDYDFSDVAEKSKSLMQRFGFLEVAMRQNDLAWEIRYYLNAHPNAAVVNLGCGLDNTGHFCNNGKCKIYNLDFPDVITVRNKLLTAGEREKNIACDINDISWFEEIDASDGVVFFASGVFYYFRTEQVKRLVRAMSNMFGGGRMVFDAAGKTAVKMIAKTWLKESKIKDVGAYFSVSNAKKELSLWSRDMSISSRGYMLGYGDLKNAPVGRFFKFLASVGDNIMKMQIVRLDFGGAK, from the coding sequence ATGAAATATAAAATTGAAAAGAACACTGTACAGGAAACGCTTATTATTCCGCTTTATGCACGGAAAATGTGTTCCGAACTGTATCCCACATTGTATTATGATGAAACAGCGTCCGAACTGATTGATAAAATTGATTATGACTTTTCGGATGTTGCGGAAAAATCAAAGAGCCTTATGCAAAGATTTGGATTTTTAGAGGTTGCGATGCGCCAAAACGACCTTGCGTGGGAGATTCGGTATTATTTAAACGCACACCCGAACGCTGCGGTTGTAAACTTAGGCTGCGGACTTGATAATACAGGGCACTTTTGCAATAACGGAAAATGCAAAATCTACAACCTTGATTTCCCTGATGTTATAACGGTGCGAAATAAGCTGCTGACTGCCGGCGAGCGTGAGAAGAATATAGCGTGTGACATAAACGATATAAGCTGGTTTGAAGAAATAGACGCATCGGACGGAGTTGTATTTTTTGCCTCGGGCGTATTTTATTATTTTCGCACCGAACAGGTTAAAAGGCTTGTTCGGGCTATGTCAAATATGTTTGGCGGCGGCAGAATGGTGTTTGACGCCGCCGGGAAAACTGCTGTAAAGATGATTGCAAAGACCTGGCTTAAGGAATCAAAGATAAAAGACGTCGGCGCTTACTTTTCCGTTTCGAACGCAAAGAAAGAGCTTTCCTTATGGAGCAGAGATATGAGCATTTCAAGCAGAGGGTATATGCTCGGTTACGGCGACCTTAAAAATGCGCCTGTCGGCAGATTTTTTAAGTTTTTAGCAAGCGTAGGCGATAATATTATGAAAATGCAGATTGTGCGTCTTGATTTTGGAGGTGCAAAATGA
- a CDS encoding D-alanyl-D-alanine carboxypeptidase family protein, protein MKKVICFFICVCFMMQSVVVFAEGNTDLGLNAKSAILMEESTGNILYESNPDERLPIASVTKVMTMLLIMEAVDSGKISLDDMVTVSENAMSYGGSTMFLETGEQLTVNDMLKGIAVASANDGCVAMAEHLAGSESAFVDMMNEKAKELGMENTHFMNTNGLDEDDHYSSARDVAIMSRELMKHETIFNYTSIWMDTLRGGKFQLANTNKLIRFYDGANGLKTGSTSKALCCLSAAAKRNDMQLIAVVLGAPTSAERFASAKSLLDYGFANYAVNTQITAGDEVQKIAVEKGVDKEVGVVAGDSCSTLVKKGQEDNITKEIKIDETITAPIEAGQKIGTMTISRDGEVIADIDLNASSTVEKKGIGLIIKDFFATIFFGSNNDTEENSEI, encoded by the coding sequence ATGAAGAAAGTAATATGCTTTTTTATTTGCGTATGTTTTATGATGCAGAGTGTTGTTGTATTTGCCGAAGGCAATACCGATTTAGGACTTAATGCAAAATCAGCAATACTTATGGAGGAATCGACAGGTAATATACTTTACGAAAGCAATCCCGACGAGAGATTACCTATTGCAAGCGTTACAAAAGTTATGACTATGCTCCTTATAATGGAGGCTGTTGACAGTGGAAAGATAAGCCTTGACGATATGGTCACTGTAAGTGAAAATGCAATGAGTTACGGCGGAAGTACAATGTTTTTGGAAACAGGAGAACAACTTACTGTAAATGATATGCTGAAAGGTATTGCGGTTGCAAGTGCGAATGACGGTTGTGTGGCAATGGCAGAACATCTTGCAGGCAGTGAAAGTGCGTTTGTGGATATGATGAATGAAAAGGCGAAGGAACTTGGTATGGAAAATACTCATTTTATGAACACAAACGGACTTGATGAAGATGACCATTATTCAAGTGCAAGAGATGTTGCGATAATGTCAAGGGAATTGATGAAACATGAAACGATTTTCAATTACACGTCAATATGGATGGACACACTTCGCGGCGGAAAGTTCCAGCTTGCGAACACAAATAAATTGATACGTTTTTATGACGGTGCAAACGGACTGAAAACTGGCTCAACATCAAAGGCACTATGTTGTTTGAGTGCAGCGGCAAAAAGAAATGATATGCAGCTTATAGCCGTTGTACTCGGTGCACCGACTTCGGCAGAAAGATTTGCGTCAGCAAAATCACTTCTTGATTACGGATTTGCAAATTATGCGGTAAACACACAAATAACCGCCGGAGATGAAGTGCAGAAAATAGCGGTTGAAAAGGGCGTAGACAAAGAAGTGGGCGTTGTTGCAGGTGACAGTTGCTCAACGCTTGTGAAAAAAGGACAAGAGGACAATATTACCAAGGAAATAAAAATAGACGAAACGATTACCGCACCGATAGAGGCAGGACAAAAAATAGGAACTATGACAATAAGCCGTGATGGTGAAGTTATAGCGGATATTGATTTGAATGCGTCGTCGACAGTTGAGAAAAAGGGAATAGGACTTATAATAAAAGACTTTTTCGCAACTATTTTCTTCGGAAGCAATAACGATACAGAAGAAAACAGCGAGATTTAA